Part of the Portunus trituberculatus isolate SZX2019 chromosome 46, ASM1759143v1, whole genome shotgun sequence genome, aataataataataataataataataataataataataataataataataataattagtattagtagtagtagtagtaatagtagtagtagtagtagtagtagtagtagtagtagtagtagtagtagtagtagtagtagtagtagtagtagtagtagtgtagtagtagtagtaataataataataataataataataataataataataataataataataataataataataataataataataataaagtagtagtagtagtagtagtagtagtagtagtagtagtagtagtagtagtagtagtagtagtagtagtagtagtagtagtagtagtagtagtagtagtagtagtagtagtagtagtagtagtagtagtagtgtagtagtagtagtagtagtagtagtagtagtagtagtagtagtagtagtagtagtagtagtagtagtagtagtagtagtagtagtagtagtagtagtagtagtagtagtaatgatgataataataataataataataataataataataataataataataataataataataataataataataataataataataataataataataataataataataataataataataataataataataataataataataataataatatgatgatgatgatgatgatgatgatggtggtggtgaaaatgatattaatattgttaataatataaattattatatcaattattattattattattattattattattattattatactattattattattattattactactactactactatactactactactactactactactactactactactactactactactactactactactactactactactactactactagcagcaGAGCTTGTACTTCTATTATCATATAATATCAttatgaaaatggaaataataataataataataataataataataataataataataataataataataataataataataataataataataataataataataataataataataataataataatatagtagtatagcagcagcagtagtagtagtaagcagcagtggtagtagcagtagtagtagtagcagcagtagcagcagcagcagcagtagcagtagcagcagcagcagcagcagcagcagcagcagcagcagcagcagtggtggcagcagcagcagcagcagcagcagcagtagtggtggtggtagtaggtggtgcagcagcagcagcagcagcagcagtagcagcagcagcagcagtagtagcagtagcagcagcagtagcagcagcagcagcagtagcagcagcagtggtggtggtagtagtagtatatagtagtaatagtggtagcagtagtggtagtagtagtagtaagtagtagtagtagtagtagtagtagtagtagtagtagtagtagtagtagtagtagtagtagtagtagtagtagtagtagtagtagtagtagtagtagtagtagtagtagtagtagtagtagtagtaaataatatttataatataaataataataataataataataataataataataataataataataataataataataataataataataataataataataataataataataatgtagtagtagcaacaacaagtagtagtagtagtagtagtaacaacaattataataatagttataaaataataatagcagcagcagcagtaatattagcagtagcagtagtagtagcagtagcagtaatagtagcagtagtagtcagtCAATGAATGTGGTTATTTCGTGTTTGAGAAATACTTGATCTGTGacaaaaaatgtcaataaacaCAATTCACCTTCAAATCATGTAGTACTTGGTTTCCGTGAGTCAAAATACTTGcatcaaaacacattaaaaccaATATTAAAATTGATAAAGATTAATACTAAACCTTTGCTCTCCTTGGTTCATGAATCTGTATCCACGTCACTCCAGGTCGTAGCACATCTAGACTACACTCTAAAATATTGACATGATATTTTTCCTCAACAACACTTTGAATTGAAATGAAGCTACGGCCAATCTGAAGCCATGGCAAACATGATTCAAGTAAAGGGTTTGGTGACGTCACTCTCCTCTTATACAATGTAGCCTGACAGAGAGCAATGTGATGCTTGAACAGGCACTCATTGCAAGCTTCACCTGCTTCATCATTGCTGGTGGTGGAAGTCGGAACACCCAATATTATTTCCAGGGACTTATGATATGCCGCCTCTAAAGTCTTGTACATTGCTCTCTCTAATGGCTTACTCGGTTCCCACAGAGGCAGACCACAATCACGAAGACAAAATGCATTAAAAAGGAACACCAATGTCTGAACACAAGCATGGATCAAATTTCTATAAACATAATTAAACTTTGCATAAAAATGACTCAAGCTAAACTCCACATCCTGAAGGTCTTCGCCATTACTCTGAATCACATGTCCCAAATACTTGTACCTCTTTGTCCCATCAAAGTCATCACCACCCACTGAAATGTTTTGAGCTACATTTTTCCTGCCAGAGACCATGCACTCTGATTGAGACGTATTcatgctgtagtagtagtagtagtagtagtagtagtagtagtagtagtagtagtagtagtagtagtagtagtagtagtagtaacaataacaataataataataataataataataataataataataataataataataataataataataataataataataataataataataataataataataataataataataataataataataataataataataataataataataataataataataataataataataataataataataataataataataataataataataataataataataataataataataataataataataataataataataataataataataataataataataataataataataataatgaaaataagaataaaaattataataaaaattaccattattattatatatactactactactactactactactactagtattagtagtagtagtggtggtggagttgtaATTGTGGTAATATTAGTAGGTGTACTATATGAACGTGAGGTGAGGCGACCCACCTGCAGGGTGAGGGCGTGGGGGGGCGGGGGCGTGGCCTGCAGGGAGTGGAGGTGCAGGCGGCCGTGTTCCAGGCTGATTCTGGCGTGCCGAGTTTGTCCCTCCACGTCCTGGACGGCCAAGACACGGCCGGCCTCCACCAGGCCCCTGGCACGCTGCGTCAGCCTCAGCAGCTCCTCCGCCTGCAGGGAGACAAaagttagcagcagcagcagcagcagcagcagtagtagtagtagtagtagtagtagtagtagtagtagtagtagtagtagtagtagtagtagtagtagtagtagtagtagtagtacagcacGGTTCAGTAGGTGGGTGGTACAATAGTAATCCTGAGTGAGGCAAGCGGCAAACAGTGGATAGTACATTCTCACTTTGTTTCTCTGACAGTGTTGATTAAGCCTAAGGTAAAGGCGGATTGACACGTGCcgatttgcgactgaaatttttgGTACGTACaatttccctcccatcccttctagctggaaagtgtcacacgtagcgcctggaaagtatcgactattatagttggcgccttggcaaGAAGTTAATCTCAACGAACAggtacccgccaagatgtcttccttcagtgacgatgctgaggcggggttgctcttctttggcgtaccggaagagtcaacagaagagaaaattcctgtggatacgtccctggctaagtagaaggaaagaaaggagtgtctccCACACTCTGtattagcctacatttctcataagcaAATTGTTAATCTCAAGAAGACTGTGCACAATtgagatcaaattaaatcctgccAAGTGTTCACTCCTCAcctcaacaacaccctgcattgagggaaacacttcttggagagtggcagttatttccacattttcaaagcttacccCGTGACGTCACCACGTAAagaaagtcgcaaatcgactaacaagactaatatgttgatattgttttgcgactgctttctccagtcgctaggcacaGATTTTGAGTCGGAATTCTACGTACGTAAAATTTCAGCAGCAAATTGGTACGTGTGCATCTATCTTAAGGCCGGAACTCCCAacccccctccccatcccttaccccatcctctctctctctctctctctctctctctctctctctctctctctctctctctctctctgttaacattaatggtaataataataattataatgataaagatgatgagtatgatgatgatgatgataataataataataataataataataataataataataataataataataataataataataataataataataataataataataataataataataataataataataataataataataataataataattatcattatttattataataataacaatagacataatagcaataatgtaaacaatagagagagagagagagagagagagagagagagagagagagagagagagagagagagagagagagagagagagctctgatTCTCGCTGGGCAGGATAGATCATAGCCACTCACCGTCAGACTCGGTTCCAGCAGGGCCGCCAGCCTGTCCGCGATGGAGGAGGCTGCGGCAGGTGACTCCGAGAGGCTGGAGTcacctgcagcagcagcagcagcagcagcagtagagccTGCTGGCTCAATGGCCGTCTGTGTGGCCTGCAGGGTGGCGGCCTGCAGGGCTGAACGGGATGACTCTGCAACCTGAAAAACCCATGGCAATCTATGTTTTCaaggtcgcctactggtcacccagacagttttccccattacggagcgagctcagatctcaaagaccaatcttcgggtagaactgaggccacactacactccacacaccgagacagcgAAGTCACAACCTTTTGAATTATATCTCGTACCAGCTTACAGCTAGGTGAATactgaacagggctacacattaagaagatCGCATATTTGTCTCACCGcactcgggactcgaacccaggtcttttctgttgtgagccgagtgtgtgtgtgtgtgtgtgtgtgtgtttcactatttgatctgctgcagtctctgacggaacgagctcagagctcattatttccgatcttcggataggcctgagaccaggcacacactacacaccgggacaacaaggtcacaactcctcgatttacatcccgtacctactcactgctaggtgaacagtgaacagtgaacagggctacacgtgaaaggagacacacccaaatatctccactcggccggggaatcgaaccccggtcctctggcttgtgaagccagcgttctaaccactgtgCTACCGggcatgttgtgtgtgtgtgtgtgtgtgtgtgtgtgtgtgtgtgtgtgtgtgtgtgtttcactgtttaatctgctgcagtctctgacgagacagctagacgttaccctacggaacgagctcagaactcattatttccgatcttcggataggcctgagaccaggcacacaccacacaccgggacaacaaggtcacaactcctcgatttacatcccgtacttactcactgctaggtgaacagtgaacagtgaacaggggctacacgtgaaaggagacacacccaaatatctccacccggccggggaattgaaccccggtcctctggcttgtgaagccagcgctctaaccactgagctaccgtgtgtgtgtgcgtgtgtgtgtgtgtgtgtgtgtgtgtgtgtgaggtaatgGTTGGAAGTTAATTACAGTTTGCAATGATTAATAGAATACAACAATGTAATGTAACAATGTAGTTCATCATTCTGAAAGTCAACAAGTGTTTGGTGAGTGACTGTTATCTGTCAACTTTGTTCAGAGTCAATACAGTACGTGTGCTGGACTACAAACAATGTATTGTAATTGAACCGTGCACCACGTACTATGTAGTGCAGGACCTATCGGTTAAGCCTTAAGGCGTGCTCAACACACAAAGTCAgtcagtaagaagagaagagtgactGAGGTGCAAGCACACCTAATGTGAGGACACACTCACCCTGGCGACGGTGGTGACCACGTGGACGTCAGGAAACACTgccgccctctcctcctcctccagcagatgGTCTGCATCCTCAATCACCTCGTAAGCTTCCTGTCGTGTTGATGGGGTGCGCAGCTCCTGCAGCATGGCGTGCagcgcctcctctctctctgccgcaccTTCTCCTGCCTGCCCTCCACGCGGGAGTCCTCGCGGCTTATCGCCTCCCGGGCACCCTTGCTCTGGTCCACCAGCGTCTGGAGGTCGTCCTCCAGCTGCTGCTGGCggccacaccacccacccaggGTTGTCCGGTAGTCTGCCAGCTGGCTCTGCTCCTCCTGGCAGGAGCGGATGGCGGCCAGGACCTTTGCCTCTTGCTCCTGCAGCAGGGACCGTGTCCTCTTGCTGAGTCCCGCTGTGGCCCTTGGTGCAGGCTGTGTCACTGCTGCCGGAGCTGTCAGCTGCTTTCCTGGCTTGGGTGCCACACAGGCCAGTCCTGCACCTCTCATCTTCCTGATAAAGGCCTCTGTGATATAGGAGATAGGGAACTGGCCGGCCTCAGGCAGGGCGTGACTCACCCTGCACGTGGGGCACGTGACGGCACCCTGCTCCTTCAGTTCATTAATGCACGGCGTGCAAAGTGTATGCCCACACGGCAGAGTGCGTGGCCGCCTGTGGGTGTCGTCAAAGGTGTTGAGGCACACAGGGCAGTCCTCTACGTTGTCGTCCTGGAAGAAAGAGACGGCGGCGTGAGGGACACACTGTACACAGCGCGGCAGGCTGGCCACAGGACACAGCAGGACAGTGAGGGACACGCAGGTGTGGGAGTGTAACACTGCATGGGTGTGCACGATggctgctgcaggaggaagggaacactGACTACCCGTGCCACTCCCCAACCCAACACTGACTGCCATGTGCACCCCAACACTCACCATAgctctggctgctgctgctgctgctgctgctgctgctgctggtgatgaaGCTCTTCCTTCagagtggcggtggaggtggtgctggcTGCCTTGGTGTGACAGTGACAGAGTGAGAGTGGCCACAGCGCGATTCAAACTCCGCCTCCTTGTTCCTGCCTGGGTGGAGATGCGATTCACGTCCCTCAAAAGTCAACCTGAGACAAAGTTACGGGAAGAAATAAGCACATGATAGATGTAATGGAAAATGAATCTTATAGCCCGCAGTTACTACACGCACTCTTCCACCTTCACTCCTTCGCAAACTGAAGCAAAACACAGCATATTATTTTGTATGGAGTGAAGCATCACATCCCTGTATTATGAAGAGTGAGGGACAGGAATGGCCAGCAGGAAGGCCACACAGACACAACTATGCTGTACAACACAGAACtcagacctgtgtgtgtgt contains:
- the LOC123520109 gene encoding tripartite motif containing 13-like isoform X2 translates to MDDNVEDCPVCLNTFDDTHRRPRTLPCGHTLCTPCINELKEQGAVTCPTCRVSHALPEAGQFPISYITEAFIRKMRGAGLACVAPKPGKQLTAPAAVTQPAPRATAGLSKRTRSLLQEQEAKVLAAIRSCQEEQSQLADYRTTLGGWCGRQQQLEDDLQTLVDQSKGAREAISREDSRVEGRQEKVRQRERRRCTPCCRSCAPHQHDRKLTR
- the LOC123520109 gene encoding uncharacterized protein LOC123520109 isoform X1, whose translation is MLQELRTPSTRQEAYEVIEDADHLLEEEERAAVFPDVHVVTTVARVAESSRSALQAATLQATQTAIEPAGSTAAAAAAAAGDSSLSESPAAASSIADRLAALLEPSLTAEELLRLTQRARGLVEAGRVLAVQDVEGQTRHARISLEHGRLHLHSLQATPPPPHALTLQMGEVVPAAPPCEVFLDLAWPGSAARRVVVSLPGTPQGPAVCVAVLGAAGRLLRQHLLV